The region TTCGTTCTTTTCTCCCACCCACAAGCCCATCTCGTCCCGCCCCTTTTCTCTTCCGTAGTTTTCCGCCCTTATGAGGAGTTTGGAAGCGACTCCTTTTCCTCTGAGGTCTTCTCTCACAAAAAGCTCGTGGAGCTCTGCAACTATCTTTCTCTCCATTCTGCTGAACCAGCCTGAGTCACAGGCCGCAAAACCAACAGGAACGTCATCTATAACTGCCACAAAAATACCTTCTCTGTCTCTTCCGTGCAGCCATTTGAAGTAATCCCT is a window of Geoglobus acetivorans DNA encoding:
- a CDS encoding GNAT family N-acetyltransferase; the protein is MKIRRARRSDIDYFIELYREAYKGYEEYAYTTTRDIRDYFKWLHGRDREGIFVAVIDDVPVGFAACDSGWFSRMERKIVAELHELFVREDLRGKGVASKLLIRAENYGREKGRDEMGLWVGEKNEPAKRFYLKHGFRESGKLGRWIRMVKRI